The Sediminicola sp. YIK13 genomic sequence GGGAGGAACAAAAGAACCTTTATTCGTCATTGAAACCGATGTAGAAGACAATATTATTTACACGGGACAGGGAAAAAGCCATCCGGGATTGTACAGACGAACCCTTTTTGTAGGTAACGAGGAATTGCATTGGGTGCGTAAAGATTTGGCTTTAAAAGTAGATGAGACAATGGATGTAATGGCAAGAATACGTTACAGGCAACCGTTGCAAAAGGCCACCTTGTATCAAACTGAGGGAGGTATGTATGTAGATTTTGAAGAGAAACAATCGGCCATAACCGAAGGTCAATTCGTGGCCTGGTATCTGGAAGATGAACTAATAGGATCAGGAGTGATCTCGTAATATGGTAAAAAACTTCCTTATCCTTTTTTTCTTTTTCAGCCTTTTTGGAGCACGAGCTCAGGAACATGCCTGGGTTTATTTCAAGGATAAGGTTGGAGTAGTTGAAGCCTTGGCCAATCCAGAAACTATTCTTACTTCCCGTGCTTTGGCAAGAAAGAACAAGTTTAACATTCCGGTAGATGAAAGGGATGTCCCGGTCAATGAAAGTTATCTTGCCCAGGTGAAAGGGCAATCCGGAATTGCCGTGAAAGCAAAATCTAAATGGTTTAATTGTGTCCATGTCGTTGGAAGTATTAATGATATTGCGTCACTTTCCAGTTTGGATTTTGTGGATCGCATTTTTTACGCCGATAGAGGTCTCAATGCAAAAGCCGGAAAATACCCCAAGGATAAAAGTAAGCCCGATAACCATGAAAATAAGTTTTTAACCCAGAAAGCTAATTTTGTCTACGGACAAAGCGAAGCGCAGATTTCACAGTTAAAGGTTGAAGCCCTGCACCAATCTAATTATAATGGGGAAGGCTTATGGATCGCTGTGATGGATGGGGGGTTCCCAAATGTAGATCGGCTTGCCGCATTTTCCCGATTACGTTCCAATAATGATTTATTGGGAGGCTATGATTTTGTAGGTCGCACTACCAATATTTACGCTCCAGATGGCGATAGCCACGGGACAAGGGTCTTATCAGATATGGGGGGATATGTAGAGAACCAGCTTGTGGGGACAGCTCCAGATGCGAGTTATATGCTGTTTAGAACTGAGGATGGGGCTACGGAGACTCCTGTAGAAGAAAGTTATTGGGTAGAGGCTGCTGAAAGAGCAGATAGTTTGGGAATAGACCTGATAAATACTTCTTTGGGATATAGCA encodes the following:
- a CDS encoding S8 family serine peptidase — translated: MVKNFLILFFFFSLFGARAQEHAWVYFKDKVGVVEALANPETILTSRALARKNKFNIPVDERDVPVNESYLAQVKGQSGIAVKAKSKWFNCVHVVGSINDIASLSSLDFVDRIFYADRGLNAKAGKYPKDKSKPDNHENKFLTQKANFVYGQSEAQISQLKVEALHQSNYNGEGLWIAVMDGGFPNVDRLAAFSRLRSNNDLLGGYDFVGRTTNIYAPDGDSHGTRVLSDMGGYVENQLVGTAPDASYMLFRTEDGATETPVEESYWVEAAERADSLGIDLINTSLGYSTFDNPNYNYTPAEMDGNTAFISQGANIATEKGMLVVNSAGNSGSSSWGVVTAPADANVYSVGAVDKDGNYVSFSSRGSNAQGAVKPDGMAMGRNAAVVDENNAVVRNNGTSFSSPIMAGAIASFWGALPDKTNLEIMQLVRESSSMYQNPNTQMGYGIPNFELAMTLNGVEGQNGVENEGEQTLDYILFPNPMETNVQIQLPQGSTTAILRLYDIYGKRILEKQITETDNKISVEQLSQAMYIVQLEMEGISKEYKLIKK